The Streptomyces noursei ATCC 11455 sequence CTGTGAATCGCCGATACAGGAGCTGACGCGGGAAAGGAATCACCGACGAGGGGAACGGATCATGGCCATCGTCAACGAGTGGCAGATGGTGGGCAACATCGCCGCCGGGCTCGGCTTCGGCGCTGCCATCGGCCTGGAGCGGCAGTGGCGGGCCCGGATGGCCGGGCTGCGGACGAACGCGCTGGTGGCCGCCGGGTCCGCGCTCTTCGTGCTGCTGTCCAACTACGGCTTCGCACAGGCCACCAGCACCATCGGGTACGACGGCTCGCGGGTCGCGGCCCAAATCGTCTCCGGCATCGGCTTCCTTGGCGCCGGCGTCATCATCCGGGACGGGCTCAGCGTGCGCGGGCTCAACACCGCGGCCACCCTGTGGTGTTCGGCCGCGGTGGGCGCCCTGGCCGGTACCGGGCTGTACGTCCTGGCGGGACTCGGCACGGCTGCCGTGGTGGGCGCCAACCTGCTGCTGCGACCACTGGGCCGGCGCCTGGACCGGGAGCCGCACGGCGGCGCCGAGGTCGCCACCGACTACTACTTCGAGGCGGTGTGCACCGAGCCCGAGGAGGCACACATCAGGGCCCTGATCGTCCAAGCCGTAGCCCGGCCCGGCTTCCGGCTGCGCTCGGTGTACAGCCGCGACGCGGAAGAAGGGAAGGTCACCGTCGCCGCGGAACTCACCACCGAGCATCGTGACGACTCCCTCCTCGAAGCGGCCGTCAGCCGACTGTCGTTGGAGCCCGCAGTCTCCGCGGTCAGCTGGACGGTCATCAACCACCCGGACGAGGACGACGTCAACTACCCCGCCGACGAGGCACCCCACCACCGGCCCCGGAACCCGTTCACCCGGTGGAGCCGCGGAGGAACGCGCCGGCAGTAGCCAGGCAGCAGGAACAAGCAGGTAGGCCAGGCGGTCTTCGGTGTTCGACCTCCCCGAAGCCTGCCCACGCGAAGGGCACATGGCCGGGAAACCGTCTCCGGCCCCGACGGCGGTCCGCAGGTCCGCCCCGTGCGTTTCCCACTCGACGACGGCACCACCGACATCGGCGGGCCGACCACGGCCCACAGTCAGACGGGCCCGCGCTCGGTCCGAGCAGGCGGTCGAGCTCGGCCGGCGTTGCCGCACGCATGCCGGACGACCAGTTGTCGTAGGCCCGGTCGATTTGATCCAGTGCGGCCGCGGCAGTGCCGGCGTAGACGTAGTCGCCGTAGTCGATCGACGGCCCGCCGAAATACATTTCAGTGCGCTTGGCCATGACGTGGACGGTGGGGCGCGCCAGCCACCAGGCGATGGTCGTGACCGGTGCGGGGGCAGGGGCGGGGAAGGCGTAGTCGACGGTGAACCGTCCGCCGCCCATCTCGCTTTCACTGCGGCGCGGGCGCACGGTCCAGCAGTCGGGAACCGGCTCCCAGAAGTACTCCTCGTCGGTCAGCCCCACCAGCCGGGGACGCAGCCGTTCCCGCCAGTGCCAGTCCAGTTGGTCGCCGAGTTCGTGGGACCGGTCAGTCCTTGCACGTGGGTCGGGTGCAGGTCTGTCCCGAGCGAGAGCCGTCAGTTCCGCGTTGTGGTCCGACGTCACGCCCGTACCTCCAACATGCGCCTTTTCACCGTGCATGTACGGCTCCCTGCGACTCAGGCGACGGGGCCTCGTGCGCCGTCTTCCCGCAAGACTCAAAGGAAGAACCGGCTGGAGTGGTGACGCGACCGGCGTCACCATCGAGAGCGACTCGTCAGGACAGGACCTGATCCGCCCAACTCCGCCCCAGCAACCACCCCTGAGGGACAGTCGGTGGCGTAGCCGAGAGCTGATCGAGGCCCTGCGGCGGCAGCCATGGACTCGCCGGGCGAGCCCCACCAATCCTGCCCCCGCTCCTCACATGTGAAGGCCCGGTGGTTTTCCCACCGGGCCTTCACTGTTCGTGTTCGCACTTTCGACCTGGCGGTGGCCCGGTCGGCCCGGACACCGGGTCAGCGCACGTGGACGGTCTTGGTCTGCGTGGTGATGTCCACGCGCGGGTGGCCGCCGCGCGGGCCGTCGACGCCGTAGAGCACCCCACGGAACTGGAGCACGCCCCGATGGCCGGCCTTGACCCTCACATCGACCTTCGCCTCGCTGGCGCCCATGGTCACGATCCGGCCGCACTTGACGGTGTGCCATGCACCATGCGTCCCGACACGCTCCTGCGCGCAGAACTTCGCGTACTGCAGCGCGTCACTGTCACCCTGTCCTTTGACGTGGACGCTCTGGCCGAGCTTCACGGTGCCCGGCGACACGCCGAGAGTGGCACTTCCCTTGGCGAACGCCGGCGTCACCGCCAGCACTGCCGCAGCCACCCCCACAGCACCCACCGCGGCGAATCTCGCCCCCCGGCGCCCGAACATCCCGTTTGCGGCGCGTCCGTCTCCACGATGTGTCATCGCTGTCCTCTCGTTGCTGTGCTCTCTCGTCTCGCTCTTGGACGACAATCAGCTTCAACGGTCGGGTTGGCGTTGCGCTAACGGACGGCTAACGCGGTGCGCCGAGCCGCCCGTGACCGGCCCGGCCCGGCCCCAAGACAACCGACCGCCGTCCGGATCGGCAGCGGCAGCGGCAACCAACAGCAGCTCTACGTCCGCCCGACGTCTCCGACGCACCCCCACACCGAGCTGATGCAGCAGCCGTACAGACAACAACTGATCGCACAGAGATCGATCGCTCCTGCCCGGGGAGACCCGGCTGAACGCGCGAGAGCTGCTTGCCTCATCACGAGGTCGATCGTTTGGGCCTCGGCCATGTGCTCGGGCAGGACGGCGGAGAGCCCGAGGTGCCGGACCAGGCCGGCATCGCGCAGCTCTGCGAGGGCGCCGAAGTGCTCGGCGATCGAGGATGTGCGGGGGCCGCCGACGCGCAGGTCCACCACGTCCAGGTGGTCCCGGCCGAGCTGGCGCAGGTTCTCCTCGACCTGGCCGCGCAGTTGGTCGGGGCGGACTGTGTAGAGCCACTCGCCGGAGGGATCGCGGGTCGGGCCGACCTTGGTCACCACGACCACGTCGCCGCG is a genomic window containing:
- a CDS encoding MgtC/SapB family protein yields the protein MAIVNEWQMVGNIAAGLGFGAAIGLERQWRARMAGLRTNALVAAGSALFVLLSNYGFAQATSTIGYDGSRVAAQIVSGIGFLGAGVIIRDGLSVRGLNTAATLWCSAAVGALAGTGLYVLAGLGTAAVVGANLLLRPLGRRLDREPHGGAEVATDYYFEAVCTEPEEAHIRALIVQAVARPGFRLRSVYSRDAEEGKVTVAAELTTEHRDDSLLEAAVSRLSLEPAVSAVSWTVINHPDEDDVNYPADEAPHHRPRNPFTRWSRGGTRRQ